The Zalophus californianus isolate mZalCal1 chromosome X, mZalCal1.pri.v2, whole genome shotgun sequence genomic interval ctcaaaatTAAATGGTTAGTAActtaaaatgaaggaatgaaatcCCCTCGTATTCACAAGGCTTTGCCACACCAACAGGAGGGAATTATACAGAGCATGTGTGCTAGGGGTGGAAATCGTGAGGCCATCTTAAGATATCTGCCCACTCTCCCCTTTGACCTTGGATACTGTCTTGGTTTCCTGGCCTTACAATGTTGCTGAAGTGTTCCATGTTCTTATTCTCCTCCCTTTGCCCAGTTTGTATTTCCTAGTTCTTGGACAGAGATGCCTCTGGCTTTGAAGTAGTCTTTTAATGGTTTATTTCTTATTCTCCACAAAATCAGAGAGAAGTAATTAAGCCAGTTTTCTTGCTCGTGAGTAACCTGGAAAAGGCCACCACAGGCAGAATCGTATGCAGCCAGTAATCTTTATTCTTCCCCAGTCCCTCAGGCAATGTGTATGGACACATGTTCATGGATATTTAAGAATGTATGAACTAGACAAAGTCAATACAGTAAAggaagtttgatttttaaaaatctgtctagTATGAAGTATTTAACACTCCCCTACCCATTTCAAAGcatattttttgtaaaatgaaaagtctaacaaatgttttaaatatttttaagaattagctAAAAAGAATCCATAGAGAAACCTAGCTTTGTGCACAGTTGTTGCTGCTAGTTGTATGTATCTCTAGTTCAGCTCTTGCCTAGAAAATAATTCATCAGTTaagtttaacttttatttttattctgtgtccaccaggggaaaaaaaacctcatttctcccccttctccGCTCTGATAAATCTTTTCTTGAATGACCATGCTGTGGTTTGAGTTTTCAGAGTATTTGCTGTATGCACTATAAACACTGTGGCTTCCTCTAACTAGTTTTAGCAATCAAGGTCAGAGGGTTTATGGGGACATGCACAaacctttatatatatgtaaagataaCTGAAACATGCACTCCTAAAAGTCATCAGATGAGAAGAAACCCCTCCATCTATACAAAATCACTGGTCCATTTTTGGAGTCTGGCgaagtatcatttaaaaatgttcattttacatTACTATGTAAATGTATGCTATTGTCCATAGCATTATAAAAGGGAAGTCACTCTACCAGGCTTTATACGTATTAATTTCTGCTAGCTTTTAGGTAACAACTTCGGTACCAGAAGAGAAGCAGGTCCTGAAGCAGGTCCAGTGTCCTGCTCTTCTAATGTGAACTGGGCTGCATTCACTGGTCTGACAGGTTCAGGCCCCAGCTCTTATCTCCATAGagtattcatcaaatattttgccacatatatcaaagaaaatcagaaagctATACTTACTCAAATAGCAGGAATTAACTGTTACATAGGAACTTCTAATCCCCAAACCATATACACAGCTTAACAGGCCTGAGGAAACTTCACTGCAGGAAacaataataagcatttaaaaacagGCATAAATCACTTTATATTAAGACATGACAAAGAGATTATATACCTGAAAAAAACCTGAAGTgtcaaataatttgaaatatcttttaaaagtcaATTACAGATATAGTCCTAAGaaccaaaagaaatttattcataaaatttcttACTTGACCAGTGGTGAGAACCAAGAAACACTATACCAAGAAATGCTCAACTAAGACCCCACTAATAGTCTTTAAGCTGGCTCATACAAGAGAACAACTGGAGTAGCTCTTGATTATTAGCTAGAAAGAATGTCCTTCTGTATGTCTTTCAATTGCACAAGGACATACATTTAACCACTAGGGTCTGTGCAAGTAGCATCATAGTATCTGTAGACTTAGCTGAGTCACAGCTTCCAGAGTGCTATTCCTTGTCTACCTTACATAGCTGTTTCACCACTCCTGCTGATTTCTTTGTTGGctccttgttctttttcttctcctttattggtttttgctttttctctttctctgttggcTCCTTTCTCTTCTGCCCGTCCACTGTcagttccttcctctcttccatggttgccttctttctcttcttcgtCATGAACACTGGTGTAAACTGCTTTGTTATAGCCTTCCCGGTTCCGAGCAATTTCAATGGCAAAAAATTGTATCCTGGGGGCTGAAAGGTGAATAGAATTGATCATTGTCCTAGTCACAGTTACTTCTCTAAACCTACGGAAAACTGAACTAACAGTCAAAGCATTCCAGTACAGTCATAAACCTCACAGATGTGGAATTCTAATCTTGTTAAATGAGGCTGAAAATACTTAACCAGCTTATCCCACAGTTACTCAACAAACAGTAACATGATCTTTAAATATGTAACAAATAAAATGACCCCCAAACTATTCAGGTCACAAATCCATCCATAAAACCAGATCCCTCACTCTCCTTATACAGAAACCATCCAGAGGCAAGAATCTCACCAAAGATGGTGTTTTCCTCGGTGTAGCCCTGGGAACAATCCAGTCGCAGCAAAGTACCATAGTTGAAGTCTTCTACAATCCCGTCAAACTTCAAGCAGAATGGCCTCCACTTCTATAAAGGCAAAAAAGATGCCTTAGCTGACAAATGCAGGAGGCTGGTGAAGTCAGGCCAGGAGAAGGGTTTCCACTTCCTCAGTAAGGAAAACTCCCATAGTGAAAGAGACTAGGACTGAGTTGATTTCGACTTTCAGTAGCATTAAGTTTCCATGCTATCTATTGTCTTTAGACTGGTACTTCCCAACATGAACAATATTTTAccttgacaaaatatttaaatcctCGACTGCAGAATTAAAATTGGATTtcttaaatgtattcatttttgcttttacgTTATGGTTAACTCAGCCCAAAATAGTTATTCACCCCCACTGAAGCACAAATGAGACAAAGGCAGCAGGAATGTGGCCACAAAGTCACagttaaattttaagaaagaagtccgctccctgctccttgggagcctgcttctccctctgcctttctctctctgcctctctctctgtctctcatgaataaataaataaaaatcttaaaaaaaaaagaagtccattGCTAGAGGTACTTTTCCAAAGATCAGTAACTAACAGTCAACAGTAACAATGTTAAAAGTTTACATACATCATAAACCAAGTAACAATGTTAAAAGTTTACATATATGGTAAACCAAGGACCTACTCTGGGAAATCTTTTCCCCACTATAAGAGTTTTAGCACACTGTAAAAGTAGGATAATCAGATAAGCAATGGGAAACCTAAGTTCTCCTATTATCCATGGCCTATGATAATGTGAACCTAAATCCGGAGAATTCAAACACCTCCCTGTATCCTATTTGCCAGTTCTCCatccaaacctttttttttttttccaatttgccAATTCTCCATCCAAGCTAAACTACTAACATAAGAAAATTTGCTCCTTCTCCCCTGAAAGGGCTGGGTAGGAAGGGATGAAATGTCCaagtcaaagaaaagaaaaaacagatccCATGAACATAAAAAACTCATaaaccagaaaaatatttatttcataacataACTTACTTATTAGTTGATTATAACTACATAAAAGCCCTGGTTCTTTACATATTTCCTTAAAACGTACTGAAAAAAGTTTAattgtataaaattttttaaagattttatttatttatttgacagcgacgagagagacagagagagagagaacacaagcagggggagtgggagagggagaagcaggcctcctgctgagcagggagcccgatgtggggctcaatcccaggaccctgggatcatgacccgagccaaaggcagatgcttaacaactgagccacccaggtgcccctaaaaatgttTCCACAATCAATAATTGTTGGTCAGATGCTTGGCAATATTTGAGAGAATTCTTACCTCTTTAGCTGATTCTGATTTGAGCTCTTCTGGATCCAATACATCTATCTTGAGTTTCTCAAAATTTTCCCGAAACTCTGAATAGATTTGGTCATCCACTTTGGTGAGTTTCAGGAACTGTGGGTCAACTGATGAAATCAGCTGCCAGACACAAGACAACACACAGATACTAGTCTCTAATTTACTACACTTCTATCCCCCCTTCCCCAGAAAATATTTATGGTTCTAAGGGCAGAAGAGTTATTAGGAAGTACAGACAGACGAGGTCCCAGATGAAATCATGACACAGTTTTCAAGGGCCATAACATACTACTGTCCCTGCCACCAGTTCAAACCCTTTTGGTCCTAGTACCGCCTGGCTATTGCCCTCTGTGAATTAATTGT includes:
- the PBDC1 gene encoding protein PBDC1 isoform X1 codes for the protein METTTGTAEPVSGELVSVAHALSLPAESYGNDPDIEMAWAMKAMQHAEVYYKLISSVDPQFLKLTKVDDQIYSEFRENFEKLKIDVLDPEELKSESAKEKWRPFCLKFDGIVEDFNYGTLLRLDCSQGYTEENTIFAPRIQFFAIEIARNREGYNKAVYTSVHDEEEKEGNHGREEGTDSGRAEEKGANREREKAKTNKGEEKEQGANKEISRSGETAM
- the PBDC1 gene encoding protein PBDC1 isoform X2; its protein translation is MAWAMKAMQHAEVYYKLISSVDPQFLKLTKVDDQIYSEFRENFEKLKIDVLDPEELKSESAKEKWRPFCLKFDGIVEDFNYGTLLRLDCSQGYTEENTIFAPRIQFFAIEIARNREGYNKAVYTSVHDEEEKEGNHGREEGTDSGRAEEKGANREREKAKTNKGEEKEQGANKEISRSGETAM